One genomic window of Nakamurella panacisegetis includes the following:
- a CDS encoding helix-turn-helix transcriptional regulator, with protein sequence MRDLEQALNRDDWEAVDTLLDQRFFRYLYTNSELLERVFDSAGDQWFSDHPRQVLRRAVVDAVRRPGALLDERAQAEFDTWVRSQADPALRDILGIRRARLAELVSHGWHQDAADVVDQILEDLKVWPGQSEGLRDIMPGLMVSCGTAKLLAGDSDAAATCFFEAVRWSSYERGHPFAPFARGHLALVHVLSERYADAAQLLEGVDQARSEPGTVAYASEGAGLLAQLLVHIASLDTGAVHRLLGRIDQAIIDGEWGWIALHARAWAAILDDQPWDLIHEINAVLVTTSLRTSPDTMAGACLRADLVALYQAAGDLRAADQVLATPKLPPTRSVVVLARARQALLRGRPDHALALFRQEETARGNLTPTRYGPTGAVLYAAAEIASAGQVSPSALQFAASTVAYHRAFIAAANASPALRELLLPLLDDAVPDVPAPWEHRTAVKLTRREREVLSALRRHGGVAQVAAALHISPNTAKTHIRALYRKLGAHNREEALWIATR encoded by the coding sequence GTGCGCGACCTGGAACAGGCGCTGAACCGTGACGACTGGGAAGCGGTCGACACACTCCTGGACCAGCGGTTCTTCCGATATCTGTATACGAACTCTGAACTGCTCGAGAGGGTCTTCGACAGCGCAGGGGATCAGTGGTTCTCCGACCATCCGCGCCAGGTCCTGCGGCGAGCCGTGGTTGACGCCGTACGGCGACCCGGCGCGCTGCTGGACGAGCGGGCCCAAGCGGAGTTCGACACCTGGGTGCGCTCTCAGGCCGATCCAGCTCTACGTGACATCCTCGGGATACGGCGAGCCAGACTCGCCGAGCTCGTGTCCCACGGCTGGCACCAGGACGCGGCGGACGTGGTCGATCAGATCCTGGAAGACCTCAAGGTCTGGCCGGGCCAATCCGAGGGCCTTCGCGACATCATGCCGGGGCTGATGGTGAGTTGCGGGACGGCAAAGCTGCTGGCCGGCGATTCTGATGCGGCCGCGACCTGCTTCTTCGAGGCGGTGCGCTGGTCGTCCTACGAGCGGGGCCATCCCTTCGCGCCCTTTGCTCGCGGCCACCTGGCTCTGGTTCATGTCCTGAGCGAGCGGTACGCAGACGCGGCCCAGCTGCTGGAGGGCGTCGACCAAGCCCGCAGTGAACCCGGCACGGTGGCGTACGCCTCAGAAGGGGCCGGCCTGTTGGCCCAGCTGCTGGTGCACATCGCGTCCCTCGATACCGGTGCCGTGCATCGACTCCTTGGCCGCATCGACCAAGCCATCATCGACGGGGAATGGGGCTGGATCGCGTTGCACGCGAGAGCGTGGGCGGCGATCCTCGACGACCAGCCGTGGGACCTGATCCACGAGATCAACGCCGTGCTGGTCACGACTTCGCTGCGGACGAGTCCTGACACGATGGCGGGCGCCTGTCTCCGAGCTGACCTCGTCGCGCTGTACCAAGCCGCGGGGGATCTTCGCGCCGCGGACCAGGTGCTGGCCACGCCGAAGTTGCCTCCAACTCGGTCCGTCGTGGTGCTGGCCCGAGCTCGGCAGGCGCTGCTCCGGGGACGACCCGACCACGCGCTCGCGCTGTTCAGGCAGGAGGAGACGGCTCGCGGCAATCTCACGCCGACGCGATACGGGCCAACGGGGGCTGTTCTCTACGCAGCCGCCGAGATCGCGTCGGCGGGCCAGGTCAGCCCGAGTGCTCTGCAGTTCGCCGCATCAACCGTGGCCTACCACCGTGCCTTCATCGCGGCGGCGAACGCGTCGCCCGCACTCCGAGAGCTCCTTCTCCCACTCCTCGACGACGCCGTCCCCGATGTCCCGGCACCGTGGGAGCACCGCACGGCGGTCAAGCTCACCCGACGTGAGCGCGAGGTGTTGAGCGCTCTCCGCCGGCACGGAGGGGTCGCACAAGTGGCCGCGGCCCTTCACATCTCCCCCAACACGGCCAAGACCCACATTCGCGCGCTGTATCGAAAGCTCGGGGCGCACAACCGCGAAGAAGCCCTGTGGATCGCGACACGCTAG
- a CDS encoding DUF7927 domain-containing protein, translating into MRLSIPFRRGSRAPRLSSRFRGSEPRRPGRALATVSLAAVSLSAAITLITPQVASAAPGNPGVPSAPSVVYQEDFQNRPGPSPIVRLSGYTGATGQTYTADPAWLKDCNGWIASSNESVTAPAQIADCNNLQSSWNDSQRLAQAIGMFHGQTAAAAGGNFADTAYTSGDPGAPKVEFQTATNIPFVATNRFLTFSVDVAANNCFASAPLLQFSLLDSVGTAFPAGSQIDGCTGGTTVTPPALGVSPANPVNVGTYTSNGSVLFSGTSVGVQMVNNNGSGAGNDHTVDNIQILDVTPQLDKSFSPALTRTGESSTLTFTVTNTSELGSKNGWSFTDNLPSGLTLANSTVGGTCNATTAATAGGSSIEVTNGNLAQGEQSCTITVQVTSTTAGTYNNCPTTNVSVSGLNQPACASVRFADPTYTVQKTASQSTAKAGDTITYTLTVTNTGEVAYTADRPATLTDDLAGVTDDATYNGDASNGATVSGNTLSWSGPLAVGDTQTITYSVKVINPDTGDHDLANKVTPTGEGGSCATDGTCITHTPVAEYTLSKSASATSATPGDTVTYTVTVRNTGQVAYTATNPASFSDDLSAVTDDATYNGDADNGATVSGNTLTWSGPLAVGDSIKITYSFVVNQPDTGDKRLNNAVTPTDPTGRCVACGTEVPIGTYTIDKSVDKATAVSGDKVTWTVTVTNTGNAAVAATFSDDLGQVLDDATYNSDAKATAGVVSYTAPKLSWAQSVPIGGTVTITYSATVNTPDTGDHNLKNAITSPGCVGGNCSTDTTVWDLSAKKVADKSAANPGDTVKYTITVKNTGKNAYTADKPATFSDNLSQVLDDATYNNDSKATAGAASYTAPTLSWSGALAVGATATITYTVKVNDPDAGDQKLGNAVVTPLGRCVAGSKDPTCTTDVPVTSYTVTKTVDKATVAPGDKVTWTITVKNTGSAAVTAKFSDDLTQVLDDATYNNDAKATAGNVTYTAPKLAWSQSVPVGGTVTITYSATVNTPDTGDHKVKNTVTSPGCAADCSTQTTVGSYTVTKTVDKTTAAPGDKVAWTITVKNTGSAAVAAKFSDDLTQVLDDATYNNDAKATAGNVTYTAPKLAWSQSVPVGGTVTITYSATVNTPDNGDHNLLNAVESPGSCTGTCSTKTTVDPAQQTSPGGIINTGFGTLGNNTGGSGTIWAGIGLIILAMGAVSVLLMRRRRHTIG; encoded by the coding sequence GTGCGCCTTTCCATCCCCTTCCGGCGCGGGAGCCGAGCACCTCGCCTCAGCTCCCGCTTCCGCGGCTCGGAGCCTCGTCGGCCCGGCCGCGCTCTGGCCACCGTGAGCCTGGCCGCCGTGTCGTTGAGCGCGGCCATCACGCTCATCACTCCGCAGGTGGCATCTGCTGCACCTGGCAATCCCGGGGTGCCGTCCGCCCCGTCGGTGGTGTATCAGGAGGACTTCCAGAACCGGCCCGGCCCGAGCCCCATCGTGAGGCTCTCCGGGTACACCGGCGCCACCGGCCAGACCTACACCGCAGATCCAGCGTGGTTGAAAGACTGCAACGGCTGGATCGCGTCGTCCAATGAGTCAGTGACGGCACCGGCCCAAATTGCCGATTGCAACAATTTGCAGAGTTCCTGGAACGACTCGCAGCGGCTGGCTCAGGCCATTGGCATGTTTCACGGGCAGACCGCAGCCGCCGCAGGGGGCAACTTTGCCGATACGGCCTACACCTCAGGTGACCCGGGCGCACCGAAGGTTGAATTTCAGACGGCGACCAACATCCCATTCGTCGCCACCAACCGGTTCCTGACCTTCAGCGTCGACGTTGCGGCAAACAACTGCTTCGCGTCCGCGCCGCTGCTGCAGTTCTCACTGCTGGACAGCGTCGGCACGGCCTTTCCCGCAGGCAGCCAGATCGACGGCTGCACCGGTGGGACCACCGTGACGCCACCGGCGTTGGGGGTTTCCCCGGCGAATCCGGTCAACGTCGGAACCTACACCTCCAACGGATCAGTTCTGTTCAGCGGCACCTCGGTGGGGGTGCAGATGGTCAACAACAACGGCAGCGGCGCGGGCAACGACCACACCGTCGACAACATCCAGATCCTGGACGTGACCCCGCAGCTCGACAAGTCGTTCAGCCCGGCACTGACCCGCACCGGTGAATCGTCGACGCTGACCTTCACGGTGACGAACACCAGCGAGTTGGGCTCGAAGAACGGGTGGTCCTTCACCGACAACCTGCCGAGCGGCTTGACGCTCGCAAACTCGACCGTCGGCGGTACCTGCAACGCCACGACCGCGGCCACCGCGGGCGGCTCCTCGATCGAGGTCACCAACGGCAACCTCGCGCAGGGTGAGCAGTCCTGCACGATCACGGTTCAGGTCACCTCGACCACCGCCGGTACCTACAACAACTGCCCCACCACCAACGTCTCCGTGTCCGGGTTGAACCAACCGGCCTGTGCCAGTGTCCGGTTCGCCGACCCGACGTACACGGTGCAGAAGACCGCCAGCCAGAGCACGGCGAAGGCCGGCGACACCATCACCTACACCCTCACGGTGACGAACACCGGGGAAGTCGCCTACACGGCGGATCGTCCGGCGACACTGACCGACGACCTGGCCGGGGTCACCGACGACGCCACCTACAACGGCGACGCCAGCAACGGCGCCACCGTGTCCGGCAATACCTTGTCCTGGTCCGGTCCGTTGGCCGTCGGGGATACGCAGACCATCACCTACTCGGTGAAGGTGATCAATCCGGACACCGGCGACCACGACCTGGCCAACAAGGTCACCCCGACCGGTGAGGGTGGCAGCTGCGCCACCGACGGCACCTGCATCACGCACACCCCGGTCGCCGAGTACACGCTGTCGAAATCGGCCTCCGCCACGAGCGCCACTCCCGGCGACACCGTCACCTACACGGTCACCGTGAGGAACACCGGACAGGTCGCCTACACGGCCACCAACCCGGCGTCCTTCTCCGACGACCTGTCCGCTGTCACCGACGACGCCACCTACAACGGCGACGCCGACAACGGTGCCACCGTGTCCGGCAACACCCTGACCTGGTCCGGCCCACTCGCGGTCGGGGACAGCATCAAGATCACCTACTCGTTCGTGGTCAACCAGCCCGACACCGGCGACAAGAGGTTGAACAACGCAGTGACCCCGACCGACCCGACGGGACGCTGCGTGGCCTGTGGCACCGAGGTCCCGATCGGGACGTACACGATCGACAAGTCGGTGGACAAGGCCACCGCCGTCTCGGGCGACAAGGTGACCTGGACCGTAACCGTCACCAACACCGGAAATGCCGCCGTCGCCGCGACCTTCTCCGATGACCTGGGCCAGGTTCTGGATGACGCCACGTACAACAGCGACGCCAAGGCCACGGCGGGCGTTGTTTCCTACACCGCGCCGAAGCTGTCCTGGGCCCAGTCGGTCCCCATCGGGGGCACGGTGACCATCACCTACTCGGCGACGGTCAACACCCCCGACACGGGCGACCACAACCTGAAGAACGCGATCACCTCCCCCGGTTGTGTGGGTGGCAACTGCTCCACCGACACCACGGTCTGGGACCTGTCGGCCAAGAAGGTTGCCGACAAGTCGGCGGCCAACCCCGGCGACACGGTCAAGTACACGATCACGGTGAAGAACACCGGCAAGAACGCCTACACGGCCGACAAGCCGGCGACCTTCTCCGACAACCTGAGCCAGGTTCTGGACGACGCGACGTACAACAACGACTCGAAGGCCACCGCCGGTGCCGCGAGCTACACCGCCCCCACGTTGTCCTGGTCCGGTGCGCTGGCAGTCGGGGCTACCGCGACCATCACCTACACGGTGAAGGTCAACGACCCGGATGCCGGCGACCAGAAGCTGGGGAACGCGGTCGTGACCCCGCTGGGTCGTTGCGTCGCCGGCTCCAAGGACCCGACCTGCACCACCGATGTTCCGGTCACCTCCTACACGGTGACCAAGACGGTGGACAAGGCGACGGTCGCTCCGGGCGACAAGGTGACCTGGACCATCACGGTCAAGAACACCGGCAGCGCCGCGGTCACGGCGAAGTTCTCCGATGACCTGACCCAGGTTCTGGACGACGCCACGTACAACAACGACGCCAAGGCCACCGCCGGCAACGTCACCTACACCGCACCGAAACTGGCCTGGTCCCAGTCGGTGCCAGTCGGCGGCACGGTGACCATCACCTACTCGGCCACCGTCAACACCCCCGACACGGGCGACCACAAGGTGAAGAACACGGTCACGTCGCCCGGTTGCGCCGCCGACTGCAGCACCCAGACCACGGTCGGCTCCTACACGGTGACCAAGACGGTGGACAAGACCACCGCCGCCCCGGGCGACAAGGTGGCCTGGACCATCACGGTCAAGAACACCGGCAGCGCTGCGGTCGCGGCGAAGTTCTCCGATGACCTGACCCAGGTTCTGGACGACGCCACGTACAACAACGACGCCAAGGCCACCGCCGGCAACGTCACCTACACCGCACCGAAACTGGCCTGGTCCCAGTCGGTGCCCGTCGGCGGCACGGTGACCATCACCTACTCGGCCACCGTCAACACCCCCGATAACGGCGACCACAACCTGCTCAACGCGGTCGAATCGCCCGGCAGTTGCACCGGCACCTGCTCGACCAAGACCACGGTCGACCCGGCGCAGCAGACCAGCCCGGGGGGAATCATCAACACCGGCTTCGGGACCCTGGGGAACAACACTGGTGGCAGCGGGACGATCTGGGCCGGGATCGGCTTGATCATCCTCGCGATGGGAGCGGTGTCCGTGCTGCTCATGCGACGTAGGCGCCACACCATCGGCTGA
- a CDS encoding class F sortase → MGTPRSRAIGTGTVIVAAVAMVVAGFILISSAFRGSSAGAAAALPDHVYAASSVADPFPSTRALPEVLSSGPAVTATSATSRPESTAAGTAPVALLPDRLVIPVLGVNAPVVRTPLVNGSLELPEEVNTVTRWTGGADPAGKQGTTLVAGHVDNKYQGEGALFWIHTLQAGDVIYLTTDKKATRWKVTGMESFVKRSLPASVFAGSSGPRRLVLVTCGGPFANGNYEDNVVVTAQRF, encoded by the coding sequence ATGGGGACACCGAGAAGCCGGGCCATCGGCACCGGAACCGTCATCGTCGCGGCCGTTGCGATGGTTGTCGCCGGCTTCATCCTCATCAGCTCCGCCTTCCGTGGCTCATCGGCCGGAGCGGCGGCGGCCCTCCCGGACCACGTCTACGCGGCCTCGTCCGTCGCGGACCCATTCCCCTCGACACGCGCGTTGCCAGAGGTACTTTCCTCCGGGCCCGCGGTCACCGCGACATCGGCCACCTCACGACCCGAGTCCACGGCAGCGGGAACGGCGCCGGTGGCCTTGCTCCCGGACCGGCTCGTCATACCCGTGCTGGGCGTGAACGCCCCAGTGGTTCGGACCCCGCTGGTCAACGGGTCCCTGGAGCTTCCCGAGGAGGTCAACACCGTCACGCGGTGGACCGGGGGCGCCGACCCAGCCGGCAAGCAGGGCACCACCCTGGTCGCGGGCCACGTCGACAACAAATATCAGGGCGAGGGAGCGCTCTTCTGGATCCATACCCTGCAGGCCGGTGATGTCATCTATCTGACCACCGACAAGAAGGCCACCCGCTGGAAAGTCACCGGCATGGAATCATTCGTGAAGCGCAGCCTTCCGGCATCGGTATTCGCCGGAAGCTCCGGCCCTCGCCGGCTGGTTCTGGTGACCTGCGGCGGCCCGTTCGCAAACGGCAACTACGAAGACAACGTGGTCGTCACCGCCCAACGCTTCTGA
- a CDS encoding heavy metal translocating P-type ATPase: MSTSHTPHQHEEVRPRSAPAGDEHPGQPGHDHMAMDHTASGGHGGHSGHGDHAAQFRDKFWWSLALTVPVVGFSHMFSELLGYHLPAGTGWVSPVLGTVVFLYGGWPFLTGAVSEIRTRKPGMMLLIALAITVAFVASAATSLHLGGLDLDFWWELALLVVIMLLGHWLEMRALGQASGALDALARLLPDQAERIGHQDRPETVALDELRTGDVVLVRSGGRVPADGTVVDGRAHLDESMITGESRAVTRGAGDRVVAGTVATDSALRVRITAVGEQTALAGIRRLVEQAQSSRSRAQALADRAAAALFYFATVAGIITFVVWTLIGDPQQAVERTVTVLVIACPHALGLAIPLVIAISTATSAKSGILVKDRLALERMRTVNVVLFDKTGTLTKGRPAVTGVVAADGDQDAATGRVLALAGAAEADSEHPLARAIVTAAQRRGPVPAAGGFRSLTGRGVQAEVDGVPVLVGGPRILDGPDPQLPEPIQAATQRWRGDGSTVIYVLADGIVVGALALADEIRPESVAAIRDLHALGVKVAMITGDAHSVADAVGRHVGVDEVFAEVLPADKDSKVAELQARGQRVAMVGDGVNDAPALARADVGIAIGAGTDVAIESAGVVLASDDPRSVVGVITLSRASYRKMWQNLVWATGYNLLAVPLAAGVLAPIGFVLAPAVGAVLMSASTIIVAANAQLLRRVNLRPDAGIHASDRKADR, translated from the coding sequence ATGTCCACGTCGCACACCCCGCACCAGCACGAAGAAGTCCGGCCCCGGTCGGCACCCGCCGGCGATGAACACCCGGGCCAGCCCGGCCATGACCACATGGCCATGGACCACACCGCTTCGGGCGGCCACGGGGGACACAGCGGCCACGGGGATCATGCCGCGCAGTTCCGGGACAAGTTCTGGTGGAGCCTGGCCCTGACGGTGCCGGTCGTGGGATTCAGCCACATGTTCTCCGAGCTGCTCGGCTACCACCTGCCGGCCGGGACGGGCTGGGTCTCCCCCGTGCTGGGCACCGTGGTGTTCCTCTACGGCGGGTGGCCGTTCCTGACCGGAGCGGTGTCGGAGATCCGGACCCGCAAACCGGGGATGATGCTGCTCATCGCCCTGGCGATCACCGTGGCATTCGTCGCCTCGGCCGCGACATCGCTGCACCTGGGTGGGCTGGACCTGGACTTCTGGTGGGAACTGGCCCTCCTCGTGGTCATCATGCTGCTGGGCCACTGGCTGGAGATGCGGGCCCTTGGTCAGGCATCCGGGGCGCTGGACGCCCTGGCCAGACTGCTCCCCGACCAGGCCGAGCGCATCGGTCACCAGGACCGACCGGAAACAGTTGCCCTTGACGAGCTGAGAACCGGCGACGTGGTGCTGGTCCGGTCCGGCGGCCGCGTCCCGGCCGACGGCACCGTCGTCGACGGGCGGGCTCACCTGGACGAGTCGATGATCACCGGGGAGTCCCGCGCCGTGACCCGCGGCGCCGGCGACCGGGTCGTCGCCGGGACCGTCGCCACCGACTCCGCCCTCCGGGTCCGGATCACTGCCGTCGGCGAGCAGACCGCTCTGGCCGGCATCCGCCGCCTGGTCGAACAGGCCCAGTCCTCCAGGTCCCGGGCCCAGGCCCTGGCCGACCGGGCGGCGGCCGCGCTGTTCTACTTCGCCACCGTCGCCGGGATCATCACCTTCGTCGTCTGGACGCTGATCGGCGACCCGCAGCAGGCCGTCGAACGGACTGTCACCGTGCTGGTCATCGCGTGCCCGCACGCCCTCGGACTGGCCATCCCGTTGGTGATCGCCATCTCCACCGCCACCTCGGCCAAGTCCGGAATCCTGGTCAAGGACCGACTGGCCCTGGAGCGCATGCGCACTGTGAACGTGGTGCTGTTCGACAAGACCGGCACCCTGACCAAAGGACGCCCGGCCGTCACCGGGGTCGTTGCCGCCGACGGTGACCAGGACGCCGCGACCGGGCGCGTGCTGGCCCTGGCCGGCGCCGCCGAGGCCGACAGCGAGCACCCCCTGGCCCGGGCGATCGTCACTGCCGCTCAGCGCCGCGGCCCGGTCCCGGCCGCCGGCGGATTTCGGTCGCTGACCGGGCGCGGAGTGCAGGCCGAGGTCGACGGCGTGCCGGTGCTCGTCGGCGGTCCCCGGATCCTCGACGGACCCGATCCTCAACTGCCCGAACCGATCCAGGCTGCGACGCAGCGGTGGCGTGGCGACGGCTCGACCGTCATCTACGTGCTGGCCGACGGCATCGTGGTGGGTGCGTTGGCGTTGGCCGACGAGATCCGCCCCGAATCCGTGGCCGCGATCCGCGACCTGCACGCCCTGGGGGTGAAGGTCGCGATGATCACCGGTGACGCCCACTCCGTCGCCGACGCCGTCGGCCGGCACGTCGGCGTCGACGAGGTGTTCGCCGAGGTGCTCCCGGCCGACAAGGACTCCAAGGTCGCCGAACTGCAGGCCCGCGGGCAGCGGGTGGCGATGGTCGGCGACGGGGTGAACGACGCCCCGGCGCTGGCCCGGGCCGACGTCGGCATCGCCATCGGCGCCGGCACCGATGTGGCCATCGAGTCCGCCGGTGTCGTCCTGGCCTCCGACGACCCCCGCTCGGTCGTCGGGGTGATCACCCTTTCCCGGGCCAGCTACCGCAAGATGTGGCAGAACCTGGTGTGGGCCACGGGTTACAACCTGCTCGCGGTCCCACTGGCGGCCGGGGTCCTGGCCCCGATCGGGTTCGTCCTGGCGCCCGCCGTCGGCGCCGTCCTGATGAGCGCCTCCACCATCATCGTCGCTGCCAACGCCCAACTGCTGCGGCGGGTCAACCTGCGACCCGACGCCGGAATTCACGCGTCCGATCGGAAGGCCGATCGCTAG
- a CDS encoding DUF305 domain-containing protein, producing the protein MNLRTRTCLLAAGAALAVTLTACGAASPGPTAASSTSMSSDTLSSSPMSSGAAEAMPTAPAGPHNQADITFAQEMLVHHRGAITMADLAPTRASSPAVKALAVKIKAAQTPEIEEMSGWLAAWAPSSDMNGMPVTTSSPAAGGMSGMDHAAGTTTAMPGMMSDAQMSQLTSAAGSAFDKLFLQLMITHHQGALTMADTEKSSGQNPAALALAKSIVASQTAEIATMQDLLKGM; encoded by the coding sequence ATGAATCTCCGTACTCGCACCTGCCTCCTGGCCGCCGGCGCCGCGCTGGCCGTCACCCTGACCGCCTGCGGCGCCGCCTCTCCCGGCCCGACCGCAGCCAGTTCCACTTCGATGAGTTCCGACACGCTCAGCTCCAGCCCGATGAGCTCCGGTGCCGCGGAGGCGATGCCGACCGCCCCGGCCGGCCCGCACAACCAGGCCGACATCACGTTCGCGCAGGAGATGCTGGTGCACCACCGGGGCGCCATCACGATGGCCGACCTGGCCCCGACCAGGGCCTCCAGCCCGGCGGTGAAGGCCCTCGCGGTGAAGATCAAGGCCGCGCAGACCCCGGAGATCGAGGAGATGTCGGGTTGGCTGGCCGCGTGGGCCCCGTCGAGTGACATGAACGGTATGCCGGTCACCACCAGCAGCCCGGCCGCCGGGGGCATGTCCGGCATGGATCACGCCGCCGGGACCACCACAGCGATGCCCGGCATGATGAGCGATGCCCAGATGAGTCAGCTGACCTCGGCCGCGGGCAGCGCGTTCGACAAGCTGTTCCTGCAGCTGATGATCACCCATCACCAGGGGGCTCTGACCATGGCCGACACCGAGAAGTCGTCGGGGCAGAACCCGGCCGCGCTGGCCTTGGCGAAATCGATCGTCGCCAGTCAGACGGCCGAGATCGCCACCATGCAGGACCTGCTCAAGGGCATGTAG
- a CDS encoding DUF6153 family protein, which produces MIQTAERTSPRGRVWVAARWLLLGLVIAGIVGMHVLSEHDAGGGHGMMMNPGAVAAEPAHHGAMPAAMNTASGGPMMSGVPDSGGGMSSGMAACILFLVIGAGLVALALLVLRRAAGRPAAAGPWWLGSGRSERGPPGSGAPRISLCVLRV; this is translated from the coding sequence GTGATCCAGACCGCCGAGCGCACAAGCCCTCGCGGACGGGTCTGGGTTGCCGCCCGGTGGCTCCTGCTGGGCCTGGTCATCGCGGGGATCGTCGGCATGCATGTTCTTTCCGAACATGATGCGGGCGGCGGCCACGGCATGATGATGAACCCGGGCGCGGTGGCGGCCGAGCCGGCGCATCACGGGGCGATGCCGGCCGCGATGAATACGGCCAGTGGTGGACCGATGATGTCGGGGGTCCCGGATTCCGGTGGCGGTATGTCGTCCGGGATGGCCGCCTGCATCCTGTTCCTGGTCATCGGGGCCGGTCTGGTCGCTCTGGCGCTGCTGGTACTGCGCCGCGCAGCCGGGAGACCGGCCGCCGCTGGGCCGTGGTGGCTCGGGTCGGGACGGTCAGAACGCGGGCCCCCGGGTTCCGGCGCACCTCGAATATCCCTCTGCGTTCTGCGGGTTTAG
- a CDS encoding RNA polymerase sigma factor yields the protein MNNVQEAITRAHHEQWSRVVAGLTRRFGDLDIAEDAAAEAFAAAVARWPTDGVPANPGGWITTTANHKAIDRIRRESKRDDKHKEALVFSDDDPPEPVGAIDDDQLRLVFTCCHPALAMETRVALTLRLVGGLTLREIARAFLLPESTVGQRITRAKTKIKAARIPYRVPASEDLPERVSGVLTVLFLVFNEGYLATGPESDPVRHELTAEAIRLTRLVRTLLPGDGEVVGLLALMLLIEARRDARVSTGGELVTLDQQDRSAWDAPLVAEGHQLVRERLAARTAPGRYQILAAINAVHTSARDVRDTDWSQIVALYDQLARLDPSPIVALNRAIAVAELDGPEVAMAAVDRLEGALAGYHAFHATRADLLRRLGRGQDARAAYDRAIDLAGNTAEVAYLNRRRDELGGVREA from the coding sequence GTGAACAACGTGCAGGAGGCGATCACCCGTGCCCACCACGAGCAGTGGTCACGGGTGGTCGCCGGCCTGACCAGACGTTTCGGTGATCTCGACATCGCCGAGGATGCGGCCGCCGAGGCATTCGCGGCCGCCGTCGCGCGGTGGCCGACGGATGGCGTACCGGCCAACCCAGGTGGCTGGATCACCACCACCGCCAACCACAAGGCCATCGACCGGATCCGGCGGGAGAGCAAGCGCGACGACAAGCACAAGGAGGCTCTGGTGTTCTCCGACGACGACCCACCCGAGCCGGTCGGCGCCATCGACGACGATCAGCTCCGGCTGGTCTTCACCTGCTGTCATCCGGCACTGGCGATGGAAACGCGGGTGGCGCTGACGTTGCGCCTGGTCGGCGGGCTGACCCTGCGGGAGATCGCCCGTGCCTTCCTGCTGCCGGAGAGCACGGTCGGACAACGGATCACCCGTGCGAAGACCAAGATCAAGGCGGCGCGCATCCCGTATCGGGTGCCTGCCTCGGAGGATCTCCCGGAGCGGGTCTCCGGCGTCCTCACCGTCCTGTTCCTGGTCTTCAACGAGGGTTACCTCGCGACCGGCCCCGAGAGCGATCCGGTACGTCACGAGCTGACCGCGGAGGCGATCCGGTTGACCCGGTTGGTCCGCACCCTGCTGCCGGGGGACGGCGAGGTCGTCGGACTCCTGGCCTTGATGCTGCTGATCGAGGCCCGCCGGGACGCCCGGGTCTCGACCGGCGGGGAACTGGTGACCCTCGACCAGCAGGACCGGTCGGCCTGGGACGCGCCGCTGGTCGCCGAGGGGCATCAGCTCGTGCGCGAGCGCCTGGCGGCCCGGACGGCTCCCGGGCGCTACCAGATCCTCGCCGCCATCAATGCCGTCCACACCAGCGCCCGCGACGTCCGGGACACCGACTGGTCCCAGATCGTGGCCCTGTACGACCAACTCGCCCGTCTCGACCCGTCCCCCATCGTCGCCCTCAACCGGGCCATCGCGGTCGCCGAACTGGACGGCCCGGAAGTGGCGATGGCCGCGGTCGACCGGCTGGAGGGTGCGTTGGCCGGCTATCACGCCTTTCACGCGACCCGCGCCGATCTGTTGCGTCGGCTGGGTCGTGGTCAGGACGCGCGCGCCGCGTACGACAGGGCCATCGACCTGGCCGGAAACACCGCCGAGGTCGCCTATCTGAACCGCCGCCGGGACGAGCTGGGTGGAGTCAGGGAAGCCTGA
- a CDS encoding YciI family protein, translating into MQYMLSVYGPAELTELGNYPDKATMDKAMADTSAFNDRLQAEGHFVYANGLASAVTSTVVDGQGDRPLVTDGPYLESKEYLGGFWIIEAADLDQALALAADGSKACQGKVEVRPFQ; encoded by the coding sequence ATGCAGTACATGTTGTCGGTCTACGGGCCGGCCGAACTGACGGAACTGGGCAACTACCCGGACAAGGCCACCATGGACAAGGCCATGGCCGACACCAGTGCATTCAACGACCGGCTGCAGGCGGAGGGCCACTTCGTCTACGCCAACGGTCTCGCGTCGGCGGTGACGTCGACCGTGGTCGACGGCCAGGGCGACCGGCCGCTCGTCACCGACGGGCCCTACCTGGAGTCGAAGGAGTACCTCGGCGGGTTCTGGATCATCGAGGCGGCCGATCTGGACCAGGCGCTGGCGCTCGCCGCCGACGGATCGAAGGCCTGCCAGGGCAAGGTCGAGGTCCGGCCGTTCCAGTGA